A stretch of DNA from Bacillus sp. Marseille-Q1617:
GAGTTCCCAAAATTCTTCTTTAGGATATGTTTGCCGATCAAGATCTTTATTTTTGCTATTCATATCGCTTAAAATCCTGCCTTTGATGTAGGAGTAGGCATAGGCAGCAAATTCACCCTTTTCACTGTCGAATTTTTGTGAGGCTTCCCAAAGGGCGATAAGCCCAGTTTGGAAAAACTCCTGTTGGTCTTTGTAGATGTTGAGAGAATGGATGATTCTGTGGATCATAGGTTCAAACTGACTTTGAATTTCATGGAATGAATCCAAATCAATGGTCCTTCTGAATGGCGCGCCTTTCGGTTATTCCCGGGTAGCTTTACCATACAGGGGAGAGAGAGGATTCAACAAAACGGGGAATTGTCTGTTTTATAGTAGATTCAGCGTTTTTCGTATGGTGGAAACAAACGGTTTGCGGCTGGAAAGCAATTGTTCGGGCTGAATTACTTTGTATTTTACGAAAAATTGTAAAATTGTGTAGAAATAACTGGAAATAACATCCTGTTAGAGTATAATAGGTATAAAGTCACTTATTTTTATGATTTTTCTGAAAAATAAGTTTCTACTTACATTTAAAGGATGGTGTAGTGAGTGAGAGAAAGAGAAAATCCTATTTCAATGAATACGATGGCGGTTTACCCGGCCTATCACGAGAGGTATCAATCCGTCATACTGAATCAGACGGGGGAACATATCTTCAGTAAAAGGCCGGTCTTGGATCTCCTGGATGATGTGTGCATGAGAAATGGAGCTTCGTATGATGGCAGGGTTAAAGCAGTGAAGCATGTTTTGCCTTATTTCAGGAAAACTCCCCTCATAATCAGTGAAGATCCACACATAGTTGCTTTTCCAACCATGTCTCCCCAACATTATGAATGCACCTGGCTTTTTTGTTCCCACATCGAGAATTTCTCCCACACTAATGGAAAAACATACGTCACCTTTAAAAACGGTTCTATGCTCGAGGTCTCTTGTTCAGTCAAGGTTCTCCGCACACAGATGGAAAGGGCATCTGCGACATTGAATTATTTTACGTCAGGTTTGGATTTGCCGCCTGCCGCCGGAAATCCGGAAGAATCCATGTTCACTCCATCGGTTTACTCGAGTATGCTCCCTTTGCAGCCGGAGAATCAGCCTCCCATCCAAATGTAATAGATTGAGAGAAGAAGACTTTTAAGAAAGGCTTCTTTTTTATGGGCAAAAAAATAAGCATGAAGGAGGGCCTTCATGCTTATCGTTATGGTTATTCGGTAATCCCGACAGAATCAAACCCGCCTGCCGCCGCAACAGCTTCCGCGCTTCCTGCACCGTATAGGTCCTCGGCGGATTGAATAATCGCCTGACGCGCATCACTGAAATCAGACAGACTTGTCAGGTAAGTAGTCAATGCACGGTAATAAATCTTACCAAGCTTCTCACGTCCGATATCCTGGGCCGTCAAGTAAGCGGCATGATTGATGATGGAGGAGTTGATATGAACGCCGCCGTTATCCAATTCGCGGGGGAGGTCATAAAACTCGTCCATATGGGAAGGGTACATGCCGTCTCCGTTTCCGTAAGGGACGTAAGCTGCGTTTACAGGATATTTACTAGGGTCACTCAGGCTTCGCAGGGATTCCCTTCCGCTTTCTTTGGCAGCAGGGGCCATGATGTCCTCACCAAGCTCCCAGTTTTCATCATCGATCAGTGCTCCAAAAATATCGGAGAATGCTTCGTTCAGAGCCCCGGATTGAAAGCGGTATAGAAGGTTGGCAGAGTTTGATGTCACCCCGTGAGCCATTTCATGTGCGGCAACATCGAGCCCGGCTGATAGAGGGACCATGAATTCACCGTCTCCGTCCCCGTAGACCATGTACGTGCCGTTCCAGAATGCGTTGTTGTAGTTGTTCCCGTAATGAACGACCGATTGAATCGGCATTCCTTCATCATCCAGGGAGTTTCGGCCGTGCTCATTAAGGTAGTACTCATAAACCTTTTCGGAATTATAGTGTGCGTCTACCGCCGGCCGGTCAAAATCAGAATGGAAGGCAGCATCCTTATCCTTAAATACTTCTAATCGGTTATTGGAATAATCGTACGTGATGATGCCGTCCAGCCCTTCATGGCTGAAGTCGGCCATCTGGAACATCGTGCCGTCATTCGGCTCTTTTGTTTGAGAGATATGAAGAAGACGGTGTTCTCCTAGAACCCCGATTCCGCTTCCTGTCTGGGTATTGATGTCTTCCGCATGCATGATGGCGTTGTACTGATCGACTACTTCACCTGTTTCAGCGTCTATGAACACAAACCAGTTGCCGGGTGCTTCTCCAAGGAAATTGACATTCACTTTATATGTAAGGTGATTTTCCCCTTCGAAAGGATAGATGACGAGTTCTGAGGTCGGTGCATAGGTTAATTTCTCCGGTGCTTCGACAGCTGATTGGGCTTTTTCGACCGCTTTACTGCTTGATAACTGAGGTGACAGGTTGAGGTCGGTTTCTTCCGCTGACTGGTGGTAAGATCCATTCACAGAAGTGATTTCATTGTTCTTGTTATAGTGAACGATGATTTCAGAACCTTCTACCGGGATGCCGTTTTTGGTTTGGCTAAAGCGGACATGGGTCATGCCCAGCTCATCTTTTTCTACTTTCTTTGCTTTTAAACTTGCTTTTGGGTTCTCCATGTTGAGTGTGGATTTCTTTTCTTGAAGATAATTGAGTGCATCGTTGGAGGTGGCAGCCATACGTTTTACAGCATGCCTTTCTTTTACGAATAGAGGGACATTTGCTTTTTCATTCCATTGCTTCACAGATATTGTCTGGGCGGCGGCAAGATCCTGAGGCTGCACAGCCAGTGCTTGTCCTTGAGGCAGAGTGGCAGCGATAAGAGCGGTAGAAAGTGCGATTGGTGCAATTAGTCTTTTCTTCAATTTATTTCCTCCCTTTACCATTTGATATTAAGTATAGATAGCAATCTAGTAAAATACATGAACATATGGAACGAACTTAACCTAGTGAAATTACTAGAGATAATAGACTGTCCTGGGTAGGTTTGATGGGGAATTTAGGATACCGAAAATCATCATTCGATAAATTCCGATAACCGAAATAAACCAAACGGCCCACCCTCTGTCGAAACCAAGAGAACCTTGTAACCGGGAATTCTTTAGTACTTTAGTAGAGCGAGGGACGGGCCTTCGGTTTTTGAGGGGAGGCTTGAAATTTTTAGAAAGTGTCTCAGAAGCAGTGTATTTCTGTTATGATATAGGAAAGAGAGAGCGTCTGAAAATAGGGAAGAAGGGATTGCCGGTAAATGACTAGTACTTCTGATAGACTCATAGATTTTTTAG
This window harbors:
- a CDS encoding sigma-70 family RNA polymerase sigma factor; this translates as MDSFHEIQSQFEPMIHRIIHSLNIYKDQQEFFQTGLIALWEASQKFDSEKGEFAAYAYSYIKGRILSDMNSKNKDLDRQTYPKEEFWELVEDEWTEVPFSKETLLAYCEDLSVCQTKWVMYTFIDMLTIREIAEREEVSIGAVKKWRKGAADRMREYVKKTK
- a CDS encoding competence protein ComK; translation: MRERENPISMNTMAVYPAYHERYQSVILNQTGEHIFSKRPVLDLLDDVCMRNGASYDGRVKAVKHVLPYFRKTPLIISEDPHIVAFPTMSPQHYECTWLFCSHIENFSHTNGKTYVTFKNGSMLEVSCSVKVLRTQMERASATLNYFTSGLDLPPAAGNPEESMFTPSVYSSMLPLQPENQPPIQM
- a CDS encoding M4 family metallopeptidase, whose protein sequence is MKKRLIAPIALSTALIAATLPQGQALAVQPQDLAAAQTISVKQWNEKANVPLFVKERHAVKRMAATSNDALNYLQEKKSTLNMENPKASLKAKKVEKDELGMTHVRFSQTKNGIPVEGSEIIVHYNKNNEITSVNGSYHQSAEETDLNLSPQLSSSKAVEKAQSAVEAPEKLTYAPTSELVIYPFEGENHLTYKVNVNFLGEAPGNWFVFIDAETGEVVDQYNAIMHAEDINTQTGSGIGVLGEHRLLHISQTKEPNDGTMFQMADFSHEGLDGIITYDYSNNRLEVFKDKDAAFHSDFDRPAVDAHYNSEKVYEYYLNEHGRNSLDDEGMPIQSVVHYGNNYNNAFWNGTYMVYGDGDGEFMVPLSAGLDVAAHEMAHGVTSNSANLLYRFQSGALNEAFSDIFGALIDDENWELGEDIMAPAAKESGRESLRSLSDPSKYPVNAAYVPYGNGDGMYPSHMDEFYDLPRELDNGGVHINSSIINHAAYLTAQDIGREKLGKIYYRALTTYLTSLSDFSDARQAIIQSAEDLYGAGSAEAVAAAGGFDSVGITE